Proteins encoded by one window of Anopheles maculipalpis chromosome 2RL, idAnoMacuDA_375_x, whole genome shotgun sequence:
- the LOC126556720 gene encoding serine/threonine-protein kinase par-1 isoform X1, with protein MGEYGTLDTNTITSSSSASSLTSILMPMPMSMAAAPPTSVAAMSVTAAGKPTPSCSSSASSTGGPTSVAMVLAAASAAANAATTTNQMPCNHVQTSTSSSSVESDSYHFYHKSAGNGGSNGLPGISGTTGASSASGHHNGTGGGTGKASGRVSVGHESTSSSGMPRPSVVTGGVGGTGNSSSSGGSGGSGRVKCKDPIRVGFYEIEKTIGKGNFAVVKLARHRITKNEVAIKIIDKSQLDHGNLQKVYREVEIMKRLDHPHVIKLYQVMETQSMIYIVSEYASQGEIFDYIAKYGRLNERAARNKFWQILSAVEYCHNKGIVHRDLKAENLLLDSKMDIKIADFGFSNFYKKGELLATWCGSPPYAAPEVFEGKRYTGPEIDIWSLGVVLYVLVCGALPFDGSTLQSLRDRVLSGRFRIPFFMSSDCESLIRKMLVLDPSRRFSIDQIKRHRWMMVEIIDTPKISSIVINGNVSEVSALEAEPNEQILKIMQNLGIDILKTRESLKLHSYDHYTAFYLLLLERLKSRTVSHESGNTVCIGGGKSAIHETQRRRPSNVAEQAMRKLAISTQHKADQTGSSPKHQQISPAISSALTNQSSETLHGLLSAQVSGSGVPSGMPSMSTGVIMLRDTSIREQQPVLKDSSYFRGVSYTSSSGFTDASLYQVASLRERDCSSTYLTGPGTVGLLPSSLSSNVAATLAASATSRESTSIVLRESGILSNRISSTRLLSSNIDKRILQQSTEDCRRLLQQARPVSMGESNRYAKPPSHSPVNNDLHQASQSQQSGAPSSIPQSQRYSDPLNGFSKDYLTNASSAKNETSINVPPFKDYINNMQTYSYLQHYEPNLTVTSSSATGHTAPQTTSITAQYSSSTDEGCETDLGDEDVQQSIDKSIQRLNSFASSSSSSGVVTNIHPKSLSQNLSCDSSRSNFSTFESLDLNLSDCAELAGSLPSCTATTEAYESVAKDEASFRAVTSAACINQPQCVYAMSDKVVSSFLRANTVYQDVHNGDHRSITRSPVDFREGRRASDGLVTQGLVHASENPLNSPVAFNSQRLNETCKAKGVLELHLLQKEAAQLKVKYQANVPQDELNVRQLQHSQFRVNPLEGLILKSLSASSHGSACLEPTNGGSAGYYNKVADYVGLSLGMKAATVAAAGVTEQQMGKLDAEQLLLRAGVARSDQLSAAAVQQLQQKPPLQQQLMQHRLLQQKRQILQKQGAMEAGLSRRQMLRQHSYKIAQQTQILPPLPYGEIAESVDGSGYPTLQSVRETAILETEPTQAGLNDPLDLYSHLHAHHSHMQHQQQQQQQQQQQQHGIGGPHAGVHLASERGTLCSWSTLPSSMKTCQISDGTSSTDSPWNVAALYHQRAFVRVSSQQNVPPGPLYSASQWITPHTSSIQHSMQLPLSESPIPELAEQMESI; from the exons CGCCGGAAACGGTGGCAGTAACGGTTTGCCAGGGATCAGTGGTACTACTGGTGCCAGTTCCGCTAGTGGCCATCACAACGGTACCGGCGGTGGTACAGGGAAGGCAAGTGGGAGAGTTAGTGTGGGTCACGAGTCTACGTCATCTTCTGGTATGCCACGACCTTCGGTGGTGactggtggtgttggtggtactgGCAATAGCAGTAGCTCCGGTGGAAGTGGCGGTAGCGGACGTGTGAAGTGCAAGGATCCGATACGTGTCGGTTTCTATGAAATCGAGAAAACGATTGGCAAGGGCAACTTTGCCGTGGTTAAACTGGCACGCCATCGAATTACCAAAAATGAG GTAGCGATTAAAATTATTGACAAGTCTCAGCTCGATCATGGCAACCTGCAGAAGGTGTACCGCGAGGTTGAGATTATGAAACGCTTAGACCACCCACACGTCATTAAATTGTACCAG gtTATGGAAACTCAAAGCATGATTTACATAGTCTCGGAATATGCTAGTCAAGGTGAAATTTTCG ATTACATCGCTAAATACGGACGACTTAATGAACGCGCAGCTAGAAATAAGTTTTGGCAGATCTTATCCGCCGTAGAATATTGTCACAATAAGGGAATAGTACACAGAGATCTTAAG GCTGAGAATCTACTGCTAGATTCGAAGatggacataaaaatagcGGACTTTGGGTTTTCTAACTTTTACAAAAAGGGCGAACTACTGGCGACCTGGTGCGGTTCTCCACCTTATGCTGCCCCGGAAGTGTTCGAGGGTAAACGCTACACTGGACCAGAGATTGATATTTGG TCGTTGGGAGTTGTGCTGTACGTGCTGGTATGCGGAGCATTGCCTTTCGACGGATCCACGCTACAGTCGCTCCGGGATCGTGTACTGTCTGGCCGTTTTCGGATCCCGTTTTTCATGAGCTCTG acTGTGAGTCACTCATTCGAAAGATGCTCGTGTTGGATCCTTCACGGCGGTTCTCGATCGACCAAATCAAGCGACACCGCTGGATGATGGTGGAAATTATCGACACACCGAAGATTAGCAGTATTGTCATCAATGGTAATGTCAGTGAAGTTAGTGCACTCGAAGCAGAACCAAACGAGCAGATTTTGAAGATTATGCAAAACTTGGGAATCGATATTCTTAAGACGCGGGAGAGCTTAAAG CTTCATAGCTACGATCACTACACAGCTTTCTATCTGTTGCTTTTGGAAAGACTGAAGAGCCGAACCGTGTCGCATGAAAGTGGGAATACTGTTTGCATCGGAGGAGGAAAATCGGCCATACACGAAACGCAACGCCGACGTCCCAGTAATGTTGCCGAACAGGCGATGCGGAAACTTGCCATCAGTACACAACACAA GGCTGATCAGACGGGGTCTTCACCGAAACATCAGCAAATCTCACCGGCAATTTCCTCTGCTCTGACCAACCAGAGTTCGGAAACACTACACGGTTTGCTTAGTGCGCAGGTCTCGGGCTCTGGCGTGCCCAGTGGAATGCCGTCCATGTCAACTGGTGTTATAATGCTGCGCGACACGAGCATCCGCGAGCAGCAACCGGTTTTGAAAGATAGCTCCTACTTCCGAGGTGTATCGTACACATCCAGTTCCGGTTTTACGGATGCATCGCTGTATCAGGTGGCATCATTACGTGAGCGAGATTGCAGCTCCACCTATCTCACCGGACCCGGTACGGTAGGGTTGCTACCTTCGTCACTTTCGTCGAATGTGGCCGCCACACtggcagcatcagcaacgTCCCGGGAGAGTACCTCGATAGTGCTACGTGAGTCGGGTATTCTGTCCAATCGCATCTCCTCGACCCGGCTACTGTCGAGTAACATCGATAAGCGTATCCTGCAGCAAAGTACGGAAGACTGTCGGCGATTGCTGCAGCAG GCTCGTCCTGTGTCGATGGGTGAATCAAATCGGTATGCAAAACCACCGTCCCATTCGCCGGTAAACAACGATCTCCATCAAGCCTCACAGTCACAACAGTCTGGAGCACCGTCATCAATACCACAGTCACAGCGCTATTCTGATCCTTTAAATGGATTCAGTAAAGACTATCTTACCAACGCATCGTCCGCAAAGAACGAAACGTCGATCAATGTACCACCGTTCAAGGATTACATCAACAACATGCAAACCTATTCGTACCTTCAGCATTACGAACCCAACTTGACAGTAACCAGCTCGTCAGCGACTGGCCATACAGCACCACAAACTACATCGATTACGGCCCAATACAGCTCCAGCACCGACGAAGGATGTGAGACGGATCTTGGTG ACGAAGATGTACAACAATCAATCGACAAGTCAATTCAGCGGCTTAATTCCTTTGCCAGCTCCAGCTCGTCCAGCGGTGTCGTCACCAATATTCATCCGAAAAGCCTAAGTCAAAATTTGAGCTGCGATTCGTCGCGCAGCAACTTTTCGACCTTCGAAAGTTTGGATCTTAACTTGTCGGATTGTGCAGAGCTGGCGGGCAGTTTGCCCTCCTGTACGGCCACAACGGAGGCGTACGAAAGTGTAGCGAAAGATGAAG cttCATTTCGAGCCGTTACGAGTGCGGCCTGCATAAATCAACCGCAGTGTGTATACGCAATGTCGGACAAGGTGGTTAGTTCGTTTTTGCGAGCCAACACGGTGTACCAAGACGTGCATAATGGCGACCATCGCAGTATTACTCGTTCGCCAGTCGATTTTCG AGAGGGTCGACGTGCTAGTGATGGACTAGTCACACAAGGCCTAGTTCACGCATCGGAAAATCCACTGAATTCTCCGGTCGCGTTCAACAGTCAGCGTTTGAATGAAACGTGCAAGGCGAAGGGTGTTCTAGAGCTTCACCTTCTGCAGAAGGAAGCGGCTCAACTGAAGGTTAAGTATCAGGCAAACGTTCCACAGGATGAGCTCAATGTTCGTCAATTGCAACACAGCCAATTTCGGGTAAATCCGCTCGAGGGGCTTATCCTGAAATCGTTATCGGCTTCCTCGCACGGTAGCGCTTGCCTTGAGCCGACAAACGGTGGCAGTGCCGGTTACTACAACAAGGTGGCTGACTACGTTGGGCTATCGCTGGGCATGAAGGCAGCAACGGTGGCGGCTGCAGGAGTAACCGAGCAGCAGATGGGAAAACTCGATGCTGAGCAACTATTGCTGCGGGCAGGCGTCGCTCGCTCGGACCAGCTAAGTGCTGCCGCCGtacagcagctgcagcagaagcCTCCGCTGCAGCAGCAACTAATGCAGCACCGTTTGCTGCAGCAGAAACGCCAGATCCTGCAGAAGCAGGGCGCAATGGAGGCGGGCCTGAGCCGCAGACAGATGCTGCGGCAGCACAGCTATAAGATCGCACAGCAAACGCAAATCCTGCCGCCGCTACCATACGGTGAGATAGCCGAATCGGTTGACGGTTCAGGCTATCCAACGCTGCAATCGGTTCGCGAAACGGCCATCCTCGAGACGGAACCGACCCAGGCGGGTTTGAACGATCCGCTCGATCTCTACAGTCACCTGCACGCGCACCATTCGCATatgcaacatcagcagcagcagcagcagcagcagcaacaacaacagcatggCATCGGTGGACCTCACGCTGGTGTCCATCTGGCATCAGAACGGGGTACGCTCTGCTCCTGGAGCACACTGCCGAGCTCGATGAAAACGTGCCAAATAAGCGATGGAACATCGTCCACCGACAGTCCATGGAATGTGGCCGCACTCTACCACCAG CGAGCTTTCGTTCGTGTATCGTCCCAACAGAATGTACCGCCCGGGCCGTTGTATTCCGCATCGCAATGGATCACGCCGCACACGTCCTCGATCCAGCATTCAATGCAACTACCGCTGAGTGAAAGCCCTATACCGGAGCTTGCCGAGCAGATGGAGTCTATTTGA
- the LOC126558299 gene encoding TNF receptor-associated factor 3, producing the protein MSRPVKREVSAEENCLQSAAKVDDDLLEARYECPICSCWLNEPILTKCGHRFCRKCITDWLNGKNSICPLDNEPLDIKCDIFPDNCTRREISQIKKPCPNLIRGCVDQFSPTEIDSHLRQCPFAMSRQSQPCPFARIKCKFVASDETELNAHIASDCQQHLQLLLETYTGSNDRYKFWDPPAKNSVPEMSTNELVRSMYERIVILEQEVHILGIKLSKQELQLTKINQEIDPRYSGGVLLWKLEDFSNKIDAMVANSNCMFYSGQAYTSPHGYKFCARINVSPRTKDSIGLHVHLMQSENDYHLEWPFKGRIKITLLNVRSPELSQHDTIMSKPEILAFHRPHQDISPRGFGFLEFAKIKDILAKFADNNTVVIKIQMNIV; encoded by the exons ATGAGTAGACCCGTAAAAAGAGAAGTATCCGCCGAGGAAAATTGTTTACAG AGTGCTGCTAAAGTGGACGATGATTTGCTTGAAGCCCGCTATGAATGTCCCATCTGTAGCTGCTGGCTCAACGAGCCAATACTCACCAAGTGTGGCCATCGGTTCTGTCGGAAGTGCATCACCGATTGGTTGAA TGGGAAAAACTCCATCTGCCCGTTGGACAACGAACCGCTCGATATCAAGTGTGACATTTTTCCGGACAACTGTACGCGCCGCGAAATATCGCAAATCAAAAAACCGTGCCCAAACTTAATACGCGGCTGTGTCGATCAGTTTTCCCCCACCGAAATCGATAGCCATCTGCGCCAGTGCCCATTCGCCATGTCCCGTCAAAGCCAACCGTGCCCTTTTGCACGGATCAAGTGCAAGTTTGTTGCTTCGGATGAGACCGAACTAAATGCGCACATTGCATCAGACTGTCAGCAACATCTGCAG CTACTCTTGGAGACGTACACGGGCAGTAATGATCGGTACAAATTTTGGGACCCACCCGCCAAGAACAGTGTGCCCGAGATGAGCACCAACGAGCTGGTTCGCTCAATGTACGAACGCATCGTAATACTCGAACAGGAAGTACACATTTTGGGCATCAAACTGTCCAAGCAGGAGCTCCAGCTGACCAAGATCAACCAGGAGATCGATCCACGGTACAGTGGAGGCGTGTTGCTCTGGAAGTTGGAAGATTTTTCCAACAAGATCGATGCAATGGTAGCGAACAGTAACTGCATGTTTTACAGCGGGCAAGCGTACACCTCACCGCATGGGTACAAATTTTGTGCCCGTATCAATGTGTCACCGCGCACCAAGGATTCGATCGGGCTGCACGTGCACTTGATGCAGTCGGAGAACGATTACCATCTAGAGTGGCCGTTCAAGGGTCGTATTAAGATAACGCTGCTAAACGTACGCTCACCGGAACTATCCCAGCACGATACGATTATGTCGAAGCCGGAAATATTGGCATTTCACCGACCGCATCAGGACATCAGTCCGCGCGGATTTGGATTTTTGGAGTTTGCTAAAATTAAGGACATTTTGGCCAAGTTTGCCGACAATAATACTGTGGTGATTAAGATACAGATGAACATTGTGTAA
- the LOC126556720 gene encoding serine/threonine-protein kinase SIK2 isoform X2, which translates to MGEYGTLDTNTITSSSSASSLTSILMPMPMSMAAAPPTSVAAMSVTAAGKPTPSCSSSASSTGGPTSVAMVLAAASAAANAATTTNQMPCNHVQTSTSSSSVESDSYHFYHKSAGNGGSNGLPGISGTTGASSASGHHNGTGGGTGKASGRVSVGHESTSSSGMPRPSVVTGGVGGTGNSSSSGGSGGSGRVKCKDPIRVGFYEIEKTIGKGNFAVVKLARHRITKNEVAIKIIDKSQLDHGNLQKVYREVEIMKRLDHPHVIKLYQVMETQSMIYIVSEYASQGEIFDYIAKYGRLNERAARNKFWQILSAVEYCHNKGIVHRDLKAENLLLDSKMDIKIADFGFSNFYKKGELLATWCGSPPYAAPEVFEGKRYTGPEIDIWSLGVVLYVLVCGALPFDGSTLQSLRDRVLSGRFRIPFFMSSDCESLIRKMLVLDPSRRFSIDQIKRHRWMMVEIIDTPKISSIVINGNVSEVSALEAEPNEQILKIMQNLGIDILKTRESLKLHSYDHYTAFYLLLLERLKSRTVSHESGNTVCIGGGKSAIHETQRRRPSNVAEQAMRKLAISTQHKADQTGSSPKHQQISPAISSALTNQSSETLHGLLSAQVSGSGVPSGMPSMSTGVIMLRDTSIREQQPVLKDSSYFRGVSYTSSSGFTDASLYQVASLRERDCSSTYLTGPGTVGLLPSSLSSNVAATLAASATSRESTSIVLRESGILSNRISSTRLLSSNIDKRILQQSTEDCRRLLQQARPVSMGESNRYAKPPSHSPVNNDLHQASQSQQSGAPSSIPQSQRYSDPLNGFSKDYLTNASSAKNETSINVPPFKDYINNMQTYSYLQHYEPNLTVTSSSATGHTAPQTTSITAQYSSSTDEGCETDLGDEDVQQSIDKSIQRLNSFASSSSSSGVVTNIHPKSLSQNLSCDSSRSNFSTFESLDLNLSDCAELAGSLPSCTATTEAYESVAKDEASFRAVTSAACINQPQCVYAMSDKVVSSFLRANTVYQDVHNGDHRSITRSPVDFREGRRASDGLVTQGLVHASENPLNSPVAFNSQRLNETCKAKGVLELHLLQKEAAQLKVKYQANVPQDELNVRQLQHSQFRVNPLEGLILKSLSASSHGSACLEPTNGGSAGYYNKVADYVGLSLGMKAATVAAAGVTEQQMGKLDAEQLLLRAGVARSDQLSAAAVQQLQQKPPLQQQLMQHRLLQQKRQILQKQGAMEAGLSRRQMLRQHSYKIAQQTQILPPLPYGEIAESVDGSGYPTLQSVRETAILETEPTQAGLNDPLDLYSHLHAHHSHMQHQQQQQQQQQQQQHGIGGPHAGVHLASERGTLCSWSTLPSSMKTCQISDGTSSTDSPWNVAALYHQNVPPGPLYSASQWITPHTSSIQHSMQLPLSESPIPELAEQMESI; encoded by the exons CGCCGGAAACGGTGGCAGTAACGGTTTGCCAGGGATCAGTGGTACTACTGGTGCCAGTTCCGCTAGTGGCCATCACAACGGTACCGGCGGTGGTACAGGGAAGGCAAGTGGGAGAGTTAGTGTGGGTCACGAGTCTACGTCATCTTCTGGTATGCCACGACCTTCGGTGGTGactggtggtgttggtggtactgGCAATAGCAGTAGCTCCGGTGGAAGTGGCGGTAGCGGACGTGTGAAGTGCAAGGATCCGATACGTGTCGGTTTCTATGAAATCGAGAAAACGATTGGCAAGGGCAACTTTGCCGTGGTTAAACTGGCACGCCATCGAATTACCAAAAATGAG GTAGCGATTAAAATTATTGACAAGTCTCAGCTCGATCATGGCAACCTGCAGAAGGTGTACCGCGAGGTTGAGATTATGAAACGCTTAGACCACCCACACGTCATTAAATTGTACCAG gtTATGGAAACTCAAAGCATGATTTACATAGTCTCGGAATATGCTAGTCAAGGTGAAATTTTCG ATTACATCGCTAAATACGGACGACTTAATGAACGCGCAGCTAGAAATAAGTTTTGGCAGATCTTATCCGCCGTAGAATATTGTCACAATAAGGGAATAGTACACAGAGATCTTAAG GCTGAGAATCTACTGCTAGATTCGAAGatggacataaaaatagcGGACTTTGGGTTTTCTAACTTTTACAAAAAGGGCGAACTACTGGCGACCTGGTGCGGTTCTCCACCTTATGCTGCCCCGGAAGTGTTCGAGGGTAAACGCTACACTGGACCAGAGATTGATATTTGG TCGTTGGGAGTTGTGCTGTACGTGCTGGTATGCGGAGCATTGCCTTTCGACGGATCCACGCTACAGTCGCTCCGGGATCGTGTACTGTCTGGCCGTTTTCGGATCCCGTTTTTCATGAGCTCTG acTGTGAGTCACTCATTCGAAAGATGCTCGTGTTGGATCCTTCACGGCGGTTCTCGATCGACCAAATCAAGCGACACCGCTGGATGATGGTGGAAATTATCGACACACCGAAGATTAGCAGTATTGTCATCAATGGTAATGTCAGTGAAGTTAGTGCACTCGAAGCAGAACCAAACGAGCAGATTTTGAAGATTATGCAAAACTTGGGAATCGATATTCTTAAGACGCGGGAGAGCTTAAAG CTTCATAGCTACGATCACTACACAGCTTTCTATCTGTTGCTTTTGGAAAGACTGAAGAGCCGAACCGTGTCGCATGAAAGTGGGAATACTGTTTGCATCGGAGGAGGAAAATCGGCCATACACGAAACGCAACGCCGACGTCCCAGTAATGTTGCCGAACAGGCGATGCGGAAACTTGCCATCAGTACACAACACAA GGCTGATCAGACGGGGTCTTCACCGAAACATCAGCAAATCTCACCGGCAATTTCCTCTGCTCTGACCAACCAGAGTTCGGAAACACTACACGGTTTGCTTAGTGCGCAGGTCTCGGGCTCTGGCGTGCCCAGTGGAATGCCGTCCATGTCAACTGGTGTTATAATGCTGCGCGACACGAGCATCCGCGAGCAGCAACCGGTTTTGAAAGATAGCTCCTACTTCCGAGGTGTATCGTACACATCCAGTTCCGGTTTTACGGATGCATCGCTGTATCAGGTGGCATCATTACGTGAGCGAGATTGCAGCTCCACCTATCTCACCGGACCCGGTACGGTAGGGTTGCTACCTTCGTCACTTTCGTCGAATGTGGCCGCCACACtggcagcatcagcaacgTCCCGGGAGAGTACCTCGATAGTGCTACGTGAGTCGGGTATTCTGTCCAATCGCATCTCCTCGACCCGGCTACTGTCGAGTAACATCGATAAGCGTATCCTGCAGCAAAGTACGGAAGACTGTCGGCGATTGCTGCAGCAG GCTCGTCCTGTGTCGATGGGTGAATCAAATCGGTATGCAAAACCACCGTCCCATTCGCCGGTAAACAACGATCTCCATCAAGCCTCACAGTCACAACAGTCTGGAGCACCGTCATCAATACCACAGTCACAGCGCTATTCTGATCCTTTAAATGGATTCAGTAAAGACTATCTTACCAACGCATCGTCCGCAAAGAACGAAACGTCGATCAATGTACCACCGTTCAAGGATTACATCAACAACATGCAAACCTATTCGTACCTTCAGCATTACGAACCCAACTTGACAGTAACCAGCTCGTCAGCGACTGGCCATACAGCACCACAAACTACATCGATTACGGCCCAATACAGCTCCAGCACCGACGAAGGATGTGAGACGGATCTTGGTG ACGAAGATGTACAACAATCAATCGACAAGTCAATTCAGCGGCTTAATTCCTTTGCCAGCTCCAGCTCGTCCAGCGGTGTCGTCACCAATATTCATCCGAAAAGCCTAAGTCAAAATTTGAGCTGCGATTCGTCGCGCAGCAACTTTTCGACCTTCGAAAGTTTGGATCTTAACTTGTCGGATTGTGCAGAGCTGGCGGGCAGTTTGCCCTCCTGTACGGCCACAACGGAGGCGTACGAAAGTGTAGCGAAAGATGAAG cttCATTTCGAGCCGTTACGAGTGCGGCCTGCATAAATCAACCGCAGTGTGTATACGCAATGTCGGACAAGGTGGTTAGTTCGTTTTTGCGAGCCAACACGGTGTACCAAGACGTGCATAATGGCGACCATCGCAGTATTACTCGTTCGCCAGTCGATTTTCG AGAGGGTCGACGTGCTAGTGATGGACTAGTCACACAAGGCCTAGTTCACGCATCGGAAAATCCACTGAATTCTCCGGTCGCGTTCAACAGTCAGCGTTTGAATGAAACGTGCAAGGCGAAGGGTGTTCTAGAGCTTCACCTTCTGCAGAAGGAAGCGGCTCAACTGAAGGTTAAGTATCAGGCAAACGTTCCACAGGATGAGCTCAATGTTCGTCAATTGCAACACAGCCAATTTCGGGTAAATCCGCTCGAGGGGCTTATCCTGAAATCGTTATCGGCTTCCTCGCACGGTAGCGCTTGCCTTGAGCCGACAAACGGTGGCAGTGCCGGTTACTACAACAAGGTGGCTGACTACGTTGGGCTATCGCTGGGCATGAAGGCAGCAACGGTGGCGGCTGCAGGAGTAACCGAGCAGCAGATGGGAAAACTCGATGCTGAGCAACTATTGCTGCGGGCAGGCGTCGCTCGCTCGGACCAGCTAAGTGCTGCCGCCGtacagcagctgcagcagaagcCTCCGCTGCAGCAGCAACTAATGCAGCACCGTTTGCTGCAGCAGAAACGCCAGATCCTGCAGAAGCAGGGCGCAATGGAGGCGGGCCTGAGCCGCAGACAGATGCTGCGGCAGCACAGCTATAAGATCGCACAGCAAACGCAAATCCTGCCGCCGCTACCATACGGTGAGATAGCCGAATCGGTTGACGGTTCAGGCTATCCAACGCTGCAATCGGTTCGCGAAACGGCCATCCTCGAGACGGAACCGACCCAGGCGGGTTTGAACGATCCGCTCGATCTCTACAGTCACCTGCACGCGCACCATTCGCATatgcaacatcagcagcagcagcagcagcagcagcaacaacaacagcatggCATCGGTGGACCTCACGCTGGTGTCCATCTGGCATCAGAACGGGGTACGCTCTGCTCCTGGAGCACACTGCCGAGCTCGATGAAAACGTGCCAAATAAGCGATGGAACATCGTCCACCGACAGTCCATGGAATGTGGCCGCACTCTACCACCAG AATGTACCGCCCGGGCCGTTGTATTCCGCATCGCAATGGATCACGCCGCACACGTCCTCGATCCAGCATTCAATGCAACTACCGCTGAGTGAAAGCCCTATACCGGAGCTTGCCGAGCAGATGGAGTCTATTTGA
- the LOC126557648 gene encoding tyrosine--tRNA ligase, cytoplasmic, producing the protein MAASLTPEEKEHLITRNLQEVLGQDNLHAILKERDLKIYWGTATTGKPHIAYFVPMAKVADFLKAGCEVTILFADLHAYLDNMKAPWSLLQERTKYYEAVIKAMLSSLGVPLEKLRFVCGTDYQLSKEYTLDVYRLSSVVTQHDAKKAGAEVVKQVEHPLMSGILYPGLQALDEEYLKVDAQFGGVDQRKIFTFAEKYLPQLGYAKRIHLMNPMIPGLAGGKMSSSEEDSKIDLLDSAAKVKSKIKKAFCEPGNIEDNGLLKFVKHVIYPMFKEGETFTVPRKPDFGGDLVFAEYEQLETCFASQELHPGDLKAAVEVYINRLLDPIRKSFDTDFYRELTERAYPAPVKVSGGKQAASGGKGQQGGTGANTAAAATAAGPAGENTPDKLELKVGQIMDAVKHPDADSLCVLTVDIGGGERKAIVSNLIAHYTLEQLRERLVVVLTNMKASKIRGVESEGLVLYAAGTEKCEALTVPEGAKVGERIIVEGFDNTSNPVPPLNPKKKVWDKIQAELHTGTDGQALWKEFSLMTLNGDRVTSTLVGCNIK; encoded by the exons ATGGCCGCTTCATTAACGCCGGAAGAGAAAGAGCATCTCATCACGCGCAACCTTCAGGAGGTGCTAGGCCAGGATAATCTCCACGCGATACTGAAGGAGCGTGATCTTAAAATATATTGGGGAACGGCCACTACCGGCAAACCGCACATTGCTTACTTTGTGCCTATGGCCAAGGTGGCCGACTTCCTGAAAGCCGGTTGTGAG GTAACGATCCTATTCGCAGATCTACATGCATATTTGGACAACATGAAGGCACCGTGGTCGTTGCTTCAAGAACGAACCAAGTACTACGAAGCAGTTATCAAGGCGATGCTTTCGTCGCTGGGAGTACCGCTGGAGAAGCTACGGTTCGTGTGTGGAACGGACTATCAGCTATCCAAGGAGTACACGCTCGATGTGTACCGGTTGTCTTCGGTAGTGACGCAGCACGACGCCAAAAAGGCGGGTGCGGAGGTGGTTAAGCAGGTGGAACATCCATTGATGTCGGGCATCCTGTACCCTGGGCTGCAGGCGCTGGACGAAGAGTATCTGAAAGTGGACGCTCAGTTTGGTGGTGTTGATCAGCGAAAAATTTTCACCTTCGCTGAGAAATACCTTCCACAGCTCGGATACGCTAAGCGTATTCATCTGATGAACCCAATGATTCCGGGCCTGGCCGGCGGAAAGATGTCATCCAGTGAGGAGGATTCGAAGATCGACTTGCTGGATAGTGCGGCGAAGGTGAAAAGCAAGATCAAGAAAGCATTTTGCGAGCCAGGCAATATCGAGGATAATGGACTGCTTAAGTTTGTGAAACACGTCATCTATCCGATGTTCAAGGAAGGCGAAACATTCACGGTCCCTCGCAAGCCGGACTTTGGTGGAGATCTTGTGTTTGCAGAATACGAGCAGCTGGAAACTTGCTTCGCCTCGCAGGAACTACATCCGGGTGATTTGAAGGCAGCGGTGGAAGTGTACATCAACCGGTTGCTGGATCCGATCCGGAAATCTTTCGATACTGATTTCTATCGGGAGCTAACTGAGCGTGCTTACCCGGCACCGGTGAAAGTTTCCGGAGGAAAACAGGCAGCGTCAGGAGGAAAGGGGCAGCAGGGTGGTACGGGTGCAAACACCGCTGCAGCTGCCACTGCGGCCGGGCCTGCGGGAGAAAATACACCCGACAAATTGGAACTTAAGGTGGGTCAAATCATGGATGCTGTGAAGCATCCGGACGCTGATAGTCTCTGTGTGCTTACGGTGGACATTGGAGGCGGAGAGCGCAAGGCGATTGTTAGCAACCTGATAGCTCACTACACATTGGAGCAGCTCCGGGAACGGTTAGTAGTGGTGTTGACTAACATGAAGGCATCGAAAATCCGTGGCGTTGAAAGCGAGGGCTTGGTACTGTACGCGGCCGGAACGGAAAAGTGTGAAGCCCTGACCGTACCGGAGGGTGCCAAAGTGGGCGAACGAATTATTGTGGAAGGGTTCGACAATACAAGCAATCCCGTGCCACCGTTAAACCCGAAGAAGAAAGTATGGGACAAGATTCAGGCGGAACTGCACACCGGCACGGATGGGCAGGCACTGTGGAAGGAATTTTCGCTAATGACGCTGAACGGCGATCGGGTGACGAGCACACTGGTTGGGTGCAATATCAAGTAG